A region of Pseudomonas cavernicola DNA encodes the following proteins:
- a CDS encoding helix-turn-helix domain-containing protein gives MNVSELAGFPEAREVAAAVQGQRDLAAFLSTKTDTQRIEIYDAENRAHQVELPTSALRLLVDILGELALGNSVRVVPVHAELTTQEAADLLNVSRPHLVKLLEEGALPHHKTGRHRRVLFSDLMEYKQQRDEASRKAMDELANLSEELGMGY, from the coding sequence ATGAACGTGTCCGAACTCGCCGGCTTCCCTGAGGCTCGCGAGGTTGCTGCCGCGGTGCAGGGGCAGCGCGATCTCGCGGCCTTCCTGTCGACCAAGACAGACACTCAGCGGATCGAAATCTACGATGCCGAGAACAGGGCTCACCAAGTTGAGTTGCCCACCAGCGCGCTGCGCCTGCTGGTGGACATCCTTGGCGAATTGGCCTTGGGCAACTCGGTTCGAGTGGTTCCTGTCCACGCAGAGCTGACCACCCAGGAAGCGGCCGATCTGCTGAACGTCTCTCGCCCTCACCTGGTGAAACTGCTGGAGGAAGGTGCTTTGCCTCATCACAAAACTGGTCGCCATCGCCGCGTGCTCTTCTCCGACCTGATGGAGTACAAACAGCAACGCGATGAAGCCAGCCGCAAAGCCATGGACGAACTGGCCAACCTCTCCGAAGAGCTCGGGATGGGCTACTGA
- a CDS encoding PIN domain-containing protein: MRHSPFTAVYDACVLYPAPLRDLLIRLAGKGLYRAKWTAQIDEEWKRNLLENRQDLTREQLDRVSRLMEAAVPDSIVTGHETLCAGLVLPDPDDAHVLAAAIRSNAEVIVTFNLKDFPPAALAAFDVEAQHPDEFIMDLWDLDQAAVLAAATEMRRALTRNPYTPEEFIECIFKQGLPQTANALRSYTILI; the protein is encoded by the coding sequence ATGCGGCACTCGCCTTTCACTGCCGTCTATGACGCGTGCGTTCTCTACCCTGCTCCCCTTCGCGACCTGCTGATACGGCTGGCCGGGAAGGGGCTCTACAGGGCCAAGTGGACGGCGCAGATCGATGAAGAGTGGAAGCGGAACCTGCTGGAGAACCGCCAGGATCTGACGCGCGAGCAGCTCGATCGCGTTTCTCGCCTCATGGAGGCTGCCGTGCCCGACTCAATCGTCACCGGGCATGAAACGCTGTGCGCCGGGTTGGTCTTACCCGACCCTGACGACGCCCATGTACTCGCCGCGGCGATTCGCAGCAACGCCGAGGTGATCGTGACCTTCAACCTGAAGGACTTCCCGCCGGCGGCCCTGGCCGCATTCGATGTTGAAGCTCAGCACCCAGACGAGTTCATCATGGATCTTTGGGACCTCGACCAGGCTGCAGTGCTGGCCGCCGCGACCGAGATGCGCCGGGCCCTGACCCGCAACCCGTACACACCCGAAGAGTTCATTGAATGCATCTTCAAGCAGGGCCTGCCGCAAACGGCAAACGCCCTTCGCAGCTATACGATCCTCATCTAG
- a CDS encoding GNAT family N-acetyltransferase: MLEIVKQVCGFSRRQIEEALPKGFFVAYSSGPSLGCHYYDARAFVDGILIAESHGHILPEREFRVTGLKVYADYRGKGYGRKICERLIEEAKAAGCQFLLFEGVDLDNAVAVQLYRNLGCVSIKSKTYPSRKDFEQSL, translated from the coding sequence ATGCTTGAAATAGTTAAGCAGGTGTGCGGTTTTTCAAGGAGGCAAATAGAGGAAGCTCTACCAAAGGGCTTTTTTGTGGCTTACTCATCTGGGCCATCTTTGGGATGCCATTACTACGACGCGCGTGCTTTCGTAGACGGAATTTTAATTGCAGAATCTCATGGGCATATACTTCCAGAGCGGGAGTTCAGGGTCACCGGCTTAAAAGTCTATGCTGACTATCGGGGTAAAGGATATGGTCGCAAGATTTGTGAGCGATTAATTGAAGAGGCTAAAGCGGCTGGATGTCAATTTCTGCTATTTGAAGGGGTTGATCTTGATAACGCGGTGGCAGTACAGCTCTATCGAAATTTAGGCTGTGTATCGATAAAGTCGAAAACATACCCCTCCAGAAAAGATTTTGAGCAGAGTCTTTAG
- a CDS encoding P-loop NTPase fold protein: MEVLFRGGGVILDQIAEVASELLAAHSALVLHDSNEAETRKKLIDKIVERLLGWDDADISYEERVSEDRQTTYADYIIRTADISLLIEAKRVGKAFGVVPTQKRVKLSGKIMEGDTGAAIIQARDYCRKKSIPFAVVTNGSQWIIFPAVRTDAISFSDSYAIVFDSLERILGEELDHFVDLLSRSAVVEGNLAIELIGRNTDQFEERRLNKFFKGSSIKRSNPIYPLIENEVISAFSDSLLEAEDSLLEKCYVKNADRQKFDNRIQMHLQRREPLFSVQPKKPMRKKEASTLVDSINSASASHRPLAILILGTVGTGKTTFLQYTRRVASAQYFVKSSSSPYPHWIDIDFRNFSRNESPLEFIYSHLFSYVNDDPYFMDFNRAIRAAYKRDIDALKAGPMFLVARNPEEFDKKITEVIVSDYNQKRPYVDKLMSYGAKNAPIFLVIDNVDQFEDDRVQSEIFSDAMAIAGRLHLNLIISMRESTYVNHRGSATFDAFDFDPLHIEPPEIPAVLSRRFFLTGQLLSGKTGSFTSVNGANFKVEDLSVFIDIVRASVLGTEVGERIDVLANHDVRLALRMTREFLARGYTDPAKALQSFRSKGAYVLPKQEAFRSILLGNQSVYSEEFSVLGNPFDSRLGKSNGGLLRLFVLSALVRQSSASGGHLDGPEIRDNIRSIGFSEDDTLRVLSDLCDLRFVHTKSHGKADLASGYFASRLGGHVVRALIADLTFVENILMDTFISDKDIWDTLRELTQEIRDEREVVERLTLRVKRAKIFYELMADQYRPLLEEATKRGLGPIWLGNPLEEMRSTFERDTVQALASARRIYGK; this comes from the coding sequence ATGGAAGTGCTGTTTCGGGGGGGGGGGGTAATTTTGGACCAAATAGCGGAAGTTGCGAGCGAACTACTGGCGGCGCATTCTGCGCTCGTGCTGCATGACTCTAATGAAGCTGAAACTCGAAAGAAGTTGATCGACAAAATTGTCGAGCGATTGCTTGGCTGGGATGATGCTGATATATCCTACGAAGAGCGAGTATCTGAAGATCGGCAGACAACTTATGCGGATTATATAATTCGTACTGCCGACATATCATTGCTGATTGAAGCCAAGAGGGTCGGTAAAGCTTTCGGCGTGGTGCCTACGCAGAAGCGGGTTAAGCTCTCCGGGAAAATAATGGAGGGTGATACAGGAGCTGCGATTATTCAGGCGCGAGATTACTGCCGGAAAAAGTCAATTCCTTTTGCTGTCGTGACCAACGGAAGTCAGTGGATAATATTTCCAGCGGTTAGGACTGATGCGATATCTTTCTCCGACTCGTATGCGATTGTCTTCGACTCTTTGGAACGTATTTTAGGTGAAGAACTGGATCATTTTGTTGATCTTCTTTCGCGTTCGGCTGTGGTTGAAGGTAATTTGGCTATTGAGTTGATCGGTAGAAATACGGATCAATTTGAGGAGCGAAGGTTAAACAAGTTTTTTAAAGGTTCTAGTATTAAGCGGTCAAACCCGATTTACCCGCTTATAGAAAATGAAGTGATCAGTGCTTTTTCTGATTCCCTTCTGGAGGCAGAGGATTCTTTGCTTGAAAAGTGCTATGTAAAGAATGCGGATAGACAGAAATTTGATAATCGCATACAGATGCACTTACAGCGACGAGAGCCGCTTTTCTCAGTCCAGCCAAAAAAACCGATGCGAAAGAAAGAAGCGTCAACGCTGGTTGATTCGATTAATTCCGCCTCTGCATCTCATCGGCCGTTGGCAATTTTGATTTTGGGAACAGTCGGTACGGGGAAGACTACTTTTCTACAGTATACTAGGAGGGTGGCTTCTGCTCAATATTTCGTGAAGTCCTCAAGTTCCCCTTATCCGCATTGGATTGATATCGACTTCCGTAACTTTTCTCGCAATGAAAGCCCTTTGGAGTTTATATATTCGCATTTGTTTTCTTATGTGAACGATGATCCGTACTTTATGGATTTCAATCGGGCTATTAGGGCAGCTTATAAACGTGACATAGATGCGTTGAAGGCGGGGCCGATGTTTCTTGTTGCAAGGAATCCAGAGGAATTTGATAAAAAGATCACTGAAGTGATAGTTTCTGATTATAATCAGAAACGGCCATATGTGGACAAGTTGATGTCTTATGGTGCTAAGAATGCGCCGATTTTTTTGGTTATTGATAACGTTGATCAATTCGAAGATGACAGGGTGCAGTCTGAGATTTTTTCAGATGCCATGGCTATTGCGGGCCGGTTGCACCTCAACCTGATAATTTCAATGCGTGAGTCTACCTATGTCAATCATCGTGGCTCCGCAACGTTCGATGCCTTCGATTTCGACCCGCTTCATATTGAGCCGCCAGAAATTCCTGCGGTTCTGTCGCGTCGGTTCTTCCTAACGGGGCAATTGTTGTCCGGGAAAACTGGAAGTTTTACTTCGGTCAATGGTGCAAATTTCAAAGTTGAAGATTTGTCTGTCTTTATTGATATCGTTAGGGCTTCGGTCTTGGGGACTGAGGTTGGTGAGCGGATTGATGTTTTGGCAAATCATGATGTCCGCTTGGCATTGCGGATGACGCGAGAGTTTCTCGCTCGCGGCTATACTGATCCAGCCAAAGCACTTCAAAGCTTCCGAAGCAAAGGGGCATATGTACTTCCAAAACAGGAAGCTTTCCGCTCAATTCTTCTTGGTAATCAATCTGTCTATAGTGAGGAATTTTCTGTTCTTGGTAATCCGTTCGACTCTAGGTTAGGTAAATCAAACGGTGGGCTGCTGCGATTGTTCGTCTTGTCTGCTCTTGTTCGCCAGAGTAGTGCCTCTGGCGGTCACTTGGATGGGCCAGAGATTAGGGACAACATACGTTCAATCGGATTTTCGGAAGATGACACACTCAGAGTGCTGTCGGATTTGTGCGATTTGCGGTTTGTTCATACTAAATCGCATGGCAAAGCAGATTTGGCCAGCGGTTATTTCGCAAGCAGATTGGGTGGGCATGTCGTTAGGGCTCTAATCGCAGATCTTACCTTTGTAGAAAATATTTTGATGGATACGTTCATCTCGGATAAGGATATTTGGGACACTCTGAGGGAGCTTACTCAGGAAATTCGGGACGAGCGCGAAGTCGTAGAGCGGTTAACTTTGCGGGTCAAGCGTGCGAAAATTTTTTACGAATTAATGGCGGATCAGTATAGGCCATTGTTAGAAGAGGCAACTAAGCGGGGCCTTGGTCCGATTTGGCTTGGTAACCCATTGGAAGAAATGCGATCAACCTTCGAACGGGACACCGTGCAGGCATTGGCATCTGCCCGGCGTATATACGGGAAGTGA
- a CDS encoding competence protein CoiA family protein encodes MFVALDPNGQLITIENALRGLACNCTCACCGEPVLARKGLIREHHFSHHSNKESCFIHRESLLHLYAKEVIRNQLGLQLPPMPGNWPASEDKTSWWDFEKVDEEVPQQGFQPDLVAHLRDGSQLFIEVAVTSFIGEEKLERIKNAGINTVEIDLSELLFSKQSIPSEEVKAHILEQTHNKSWVYPEQPLMAAQPATAWLSITPKPPVTEPVTKCIEHRFTVMGMWVSARILPTGSAAVRSWSFNPQIAELLKSWRNELGGEYNPKYRNWIFFPQSREEVLSRLQQLDKQP; translated from the coding sequence ATGTTCGTTGCACTCGATCCAAACGGCCAACTGATCACCATTGAGAACGCCCTGCGCGGGCTTGCCTGCAATTGCACCTGTGCTTGCTGCGGCGAGCCCGTCCTCGCCCGCAAAGGCCTGATCCGTGAACATCACTTCTCCCACCACTCGAACAAGGAAAGCTGCTTCATCCATCGAGAAAGCCTGCTGCACCTGTACGCCAAAGAAGTCATCCGTAACCAACTCGGCCTGCAGCTTCCCCCGATGCCTGGCAATTGGCCGGCGAGCGAAGACAAAACCAGCTGGTGGGACTTCGAAAAGGTGGATGAAGAAGTCCCACAACAAGGATTCCAACCTGACCTGGTCGCCCACCTGAGAGATGGCAGCCAGCTATTCATCGAGGTCGCGGTCACCTCATTCATTGGCGAAGAAAAGCTGGAGCGGATTAAAAACGCCGGCATCAATACCGTCGAAATTGACCTCAGCGAACTGCTGTTCAGCAAGCAGTCCATTCCATCTGAAGAGGTGAAAGCCCATATCCTGGAGCAGACGCACAACAAATCATGGGTCTACCCCGAGCAGCCTCTAATGGCAGCTCAGCCAGCAACAGCTTGGCTATCCATTACTCCTAAGCCCCCTGTAACCGAGCCCGTGACCAAATGCATCGAGCATCGCTTTACGGTCATGGGCATGTGGGTATCTGCACGGATACTGCCAACGGGTTCAGCGGCCGTGCGTTCCTGGTCGTTCAATCCACAGATCGCAGAGCTGCTTAAATCCTGGCGAAACGAACTAGGCGGCGAGTACAACCCCAAGTACAGGAACTGGATTTTCTTCCCTCAATCTCGCGAAGAAGTATTGAGCCGCCTGCAGCAACTGGATAAGCAACCCTGA
- a CDS encoding Fic family protein gives MNDPFWIWQQPNWPHFSWQAELLAPLLRACTQAQGRLLGMLGAVGGDTEAQSSLDALLQNIVTSSAIEGEQLNVGSVRSSLARRLGLSEECRTTARSEGLAELLLDATSAHQQPLTLKRLYGWHCWLFPSDDNLLARPLRIGTLRGEEPMQVVSGRLDQPTVHFEAPPRAGLKQQLDDFLAWFESSRRGTSIDPLLRAGIAHFWFVTLHPFDDGNGRLTRALTDLALAQGEQQAIRFYAMSASILDDRAGYYRILEASQKDTLDITAWLQWFLGTLLKSLEQAIARIDRVLTKARFWQAHRSHALSAEQIKVLNRLLDGGESGFENGISAAQYQAVAKVSKATATRHLGDLLEKGCLNRLSGGGRSTRYQVNYAASVQGSEAT, from the coding sequence ATGAATGACCCCTTCTGGATCTGGCAGCAGCCCAACTGGCCGCACTTCAGCTGGCAAGCCGAACTGCTTGCCCCGTTGCTACGCGCCTGCACCCAGGCTCAGGGGCGCTTGCTCGGCATGCTCGGTGCTGTCGGTGGTGATACTGAAGCACAGAGCAGCCTGGATGCCCTGCTGCAGAACATCGTCACCTCATCAGCCATCGAAGGTGAGCAGCTGAATGTCGGTTCGGTGCGCTCCTCCCTGGCGCGGCGCTTGGGGCTTAGCGAGGAGTGCCGCACCACGGCACGTTCCGAAGGCCTGGCGGAATTGCTGCTCGATGCCACCAGTGCACACCAGCAACCGCTTACCCTAAAGCGGCTGTACGGTTGGCACTGCTGGCTGTTCCCCAGCGACGACAACCTGCTAGCCCGCCCACTGCGCATTGGCACGCTACGCGGCGAAGAGCCCATGCAAGTCGTTTCCGGCCGCCTGGACCAACCCACCGTACACTTTGAAGCCCCGCCACGCGCCGGGCTGAAGCAGCAACTGGACGACTTCCTCGCCTGGTTCGAGAGCAGCCGCAGAGGTACCAGTATCGATCCATTGTTGCGCGCCGGCATTGCCCATTTCTGGTTCGTCACCCTGCACCCCTTCGATGACGGCAACGGTCGCCTCACTCGCGCTCTCACCGACCTGGCCTTGGCCCAAGGCGAGCAGCAGGCCATCCGCTTTTACGCCATGTCGGCCAGCATCCTCGACGACCGCGCTGGCTATTACCGCATCCTTGAGGCCAGCCAGAAAGACACACTGGATATCACCGCCTGGCTGCAGTGGTTTCTCGGAACACTGCTCAAGAGCCTGGAACAAGCCATTGCCCGCATCGACCGAGTGCTAACCAAGGCTCGCTTCTGGCAGGCACACCGCAGCCATGCCCTATCAGCCGAACAAATCAAAGTGCTCAACCGCCTACTCGATGGCGGCGAAAGCGGCTTTGAGAACGGTATCAGCGCCGCCCAATACCAGGCCGTGGCCAAGGTTTCCAAAGCAACCGCGACCCGCCACCTAGGCGACCTCCTTGAAAAAGGCTGCCTCAACCGCCTATCTGGCGGTGGGCGCAGCACCCGCTATCAAGTTAATTACGCAGCAAGTGTGCAAGGCAGCGAGGCAACCTAA
- a CDS encoding nuclease-related domain-containing protein: MDFTPVIAQVWGTLGWFIPLMLLIGLLKSPWAKGHIGELLVRLFAHWQLDKQTYRRLHNVTLSAPDGTTQIDHVFLSPYGIFVLETKNMSGWIFGSEKQQQWTQKLYKRSFKFQNPLRQNYKHLKALEATLGVSPEHLHSVITFVGGSTFKTNVPANVTQGIGFIRYIKSFQQPVFSEAEVDALMHTLQTGRRAPTLATHREHVQNLKRRSDPTAERQCSKCGSALLIRTVKSGPKAGQQFWGCSAFPKCRTMHPLA, from the coding sequence ATGGACTTCACTCCCGTCATCGCGCAGGTCTGGGGCACGCTTGGCTGGTTTATCCCGCTGATGCTGCTGATCGGCCTGCTCAAGTCGCCTTGGGCCAAGGGCCATATCGGCGAGCTCCTGGTGCGTCTGTTCGCCCATTGGCAGCTGGATAAACAGACCTACCGCCGCCTGCATAACGTCACCCTGAGCGCACCCGACGGCACCACGCAGATCGACCACGTATTCCTCTCGCCCTACGGCATCTTTGTGCTGGAAACGAAGAACATGAGCGGCTGGATTTTTGGCAGCGAGAAGCAGCAACAGTGGACGCAGAAGCTCTACAAACGCTCGTTCAAGTTCCAGAATCCTCTACGGCAGAACTACAAGCACCTCAAGGCGCTGGAAGCCACCCTTGGCGTAAGCCCGGAGCACCTGCACTCGGTGATCACCTTCGTCGGGGGCAGCACCTTCAAAACCAACGTGCCGGCCAACGTCACCCAGGGCATTGGCTTTATCCGCTACATCAAGTCATTCCAGCAGCCGGTATTCAGCGAGGCTGAAGTCGACGCCCTCATGCATACCCTGCAAACCGGCCGCCGCGCACCAACTCTCGCTACCCACCGTGAGCACGTGCAAAACCTCAAACGCCGTAGTGACCCTACAGCCGAGCGGCAATGCTCGAAATGTGGCAGCGCCCTGCTGATCCGCACCGTGAAATCAGGCCCGAAAGCGGGTCAACAGTTCTGGGGCTGCAGCGCCTTTCCTAAATGCCGCACTATGCACCCTTTGGCTTGA
- a CDS encoding nucleotide pyrophosphohydrolase yields the protein MDKAIKKLRQFRDERDWKKFHNPKDLALALSIESSELLEAFLWKSPEEADIEKIKEELADVFSYALLLAESYELDVQQIVLDKIEINEKKYPVSKAKGSAKKYTEL from the coding sequence ATGGACAAAGCAATAAAGAAATTAAGGCAGTTTCGTGACGAGCGCGACTGGAAAAAATTCCATAACCCTAAAGACCTCGCTTTAGCTTTGAGCATTGAATCAAGTGAGTTGCTTGAAGCCTTTTTATGGAAGTCACCTGAAGAAGCAGACATTGAAAAAATTAAGGAAGAGTTGGCGGATGTATTTTCCTATGCATTGCTGCTTGCAGAGTCCTATGAATTGGATGTGCAGCAGATTGTGCTCGACAAGATCGAAATAAACGAAAAGAAATACCCAGTGAGCAAAGCCAAAGGCTCCGCCAAGAAGTACACCGAATTATGA
- a CDS encoding DNA/RNA helicase domain-containing protein, with translation MSHEHLVEVNCYAFSREALDDIRNNAYASNHWPLVYILSDGTKKRAYIGETTDTLTRINTHMKHDEKNQLTSVHMISSERFNKSATLDMESALIKYMAADGNFSLLNGNLGLVEHNYYQKNDLYAHIFKEAWNKLRSEGVVEHSLESIDNSDLFKYSPYKTLSFDQRQGLLGIMYALLDDKVKSLVVQGGAGTGKSILAIFLFKLLQSDDSDLNFREFSNEETELRDLLLLLKQLYKKPRMALVVPMTSFRNTLKKAFRNVNGLSADMVISPSELAKQAYDIVLVDESHRLRKRVNLGAYYGAFDKACEVLGFDKGTCSEVDWVGKQANKAIFFYDESQSIKPSDANPEDFAELKAASTTQVQTLASQFRVRGGNTYVEFVDALLNVRLQVGKIFTSKNYEFSLFDSIDAMVQTIQEKNRQFGLSRLIAGYAWPWISKNDANLFDIEIEGNLLRWNSTNTDWINAKNSEQEVGCIHTTQGYDLNYAAIIFGKEITYNKERNEIIINADQYFDRNGKQSIQSPADLKQYILNIYKTIMLRGIKGTFVYACNKELREYLAQHVPLHESAQQRPQEQVTKLIPYVNSVPFYDLQAAAGGFSKLQQAEHKEWIAVPDDMNPSESLFACKVVGESMNKIIPNGATCLFRLERGGSRNGKIVLVEHSDAIDGDSGSHYTVKEYESFKMEDESGWYQKKILLKPNSYNDGFETLELTEEQSSYYRVIGEFVRVLGRHYPYTE, from the coding sequence ATGAGCCACGAACATTTGGTTGAAGTGAATTGTTATGCCTTTTCTCGAGAGGCTTTGGACGATATCCGTAACAACGCCTACGCAAGCAACCACTGGCCCTTAGTGTATATATTAAGCGATGGCACAAAAAAACGAGCCTATATTGGTGAAACCACAGATACGCTCACCCGCATAAACACCCACATGAAACATGATGAGAAGAACCAGCTAACCTCAGTGCACATGATTAGCAGTGAGCGGTTTAACAAGTCAGCGACACTCGACATGGAGTCCGCCCTCATCAAGTACATGGCAGCTGATGGAAATTTTTCACTGCTTAATGGCAATCTCGGATTAGTTGAACACAACTATTACCAGAAGAATGATCTCTACGCCCATATATTCAAGGAAGCCTGGAACAAGCTGCGTAGTGAGGGCGTGGTAGAGCACTCACTGGAGTCCATTGATAATTCTGACTTATTCAAATACTCACCCTACAAGACACTTTCCTTTGATCAGCGCCAAGGCTTGCTAGGTATCATGTATGCATTGCTGGATGACAAAGTTAAGAGCCTAGTGGTTCAGGGTGGGGCTGGCACGGGCAAGTCTATTCTGGCAATTTTTTTGTTCAAGCTGCTGCAGTCTGATGATAGCGATTTAAATTTTCGCGAATTTTCCAACGAGGAGACCGAACTGCGTGATTTACTGCTGCTACTCAAGCAGCTTTATAAAAAGCCGAGAATGGCTTTGGTCGTACCTATGACTTCTTTCAGGAATACACTGAAAAAAGCCTTTAGAAATGTTAACGGTCTCAGCGCTGACATGGTGATTAGCCCATCTGAGTTAGCCAAACAAGCATACGACATTGTACTGGTAGATGAATCACACCGTTTGCGCAAACGTGTGAACCTAGGGGCTTATTATGGTGCTTTTGATAAAGCCTGTGAGGTATTGGGTTTTGACAAAGGCACCTGCAGTGAGGTGGATTGGGTAGGCAAACAGGCGAACAAGGCTATTTTCTTTTATGACGAGAGCCAATCTATCAAACCTTCAGATGCCAACCCAGAGGACTTTGCTGAGCTAAAGGCAGCAAGTACAACGCAGGTTCAGACACTGGCATCACAATTCCGCGTTCGAGGCGGAAATACTTACGTTGAGTTTGTGGATGCTCTGCTCAATGTACGCTTGCAAGTAGGCAAAATATTCACATCAAAGAATTATGAATTTTCACTATTTGACTCTATTGACGCAATGGTACAGACCATTCAGGAAAAGAATCGTCAGTTTGGGCTGTCGCGACTGATTGCAGGCTATGCCTGGCCCTGGATATCAAAAAATGATGCCAACCTTTTTGATATTGAAATTGAGGGCAATCTACTACGCTGGAATAGCACAAATACAGACTGGATCAACGCAAAGAACTCCGAACAGGAAGTAGGCTGCATTCACACCACCCAAGGATACGACCTGAACTATGCCGCCATAATTTTTGGGAAGGAGATTACCTATAACAAGGAGCGCAATGAAATTATAATTAATGCAGACCAGTATTTTGATCGCAATGGAAAACAAAGCATTCAGTCCCCCGCCGACTTAAAGCAATACATTCTAAACATTTATAAGACCATCATGCTTCGGGGCATCAAGGGTACTTTTGTCTATGCCTGCAATAAAGAGCTTCGTGAGTACTTAGCACAGCATGTCCCCCTGCACGAATCAGCCCAACAAAGGCCGCAGGAACAAGTAACCAAGCTCATCCCTTATGTGAATTCTGTACCTTTTTATGATTTGCAGGCAGCGGCAGGAGGCTTCAGCAAGCTTCAACAGGCCGAGCATAAGGAGTGGATTGCTGTCCCAGATGACATGAATCCGAGTGAAAGCCTTTTTGCATGCAAAGTAGTGGGGGAATCTATGAACAAAATTATCCCCAACGGTGCCACCTGTCTGTTTCGCCTAGAACGCGGCGGAAGTCGTAATGGAAAGATCGTTCTGGTAGAACACAGCGATGCAATTGATGGCGACAGTGGCTCCCATTACACCGTCAAGGAGTATGAAAGCTTCAAGATGGAGGACGAAAGTGGCTGGTATCAGAAAAAAATCCTATTGAAACCAAATTCATATAACGATGGTTTTGAGACACTAGAATTAACAGAGGAACAATCATCATATTACCGGGTTATAGGGGAGTTCGTAAGAGTATTAGGGCGACACTATCCATATACTGAATAG